From Myxococcales bacterium, the proteins below share one genomic window:
- a CDS encoding response regulator transcription factor: MGLRDALEFEGFRVLSSGKGREGVQLASTQAPDAVILDLMLPDMNGYAVCEEIRKRSPFLPIVMLTARSQETDKIRGLDAGADDYVTKPFSVNELIARIRAIFRRAARPALATDVLEIGDAKVNLGAHTLRAFGEEHQLSFYEVELLRLLSERVGQAVSRDEILQRIWGLEATSTNRTVDNFIVKLRKKIERTPEKPAHILTVYGFGYKLVLGAAGSSPALGG; this comes from the coding sequence ATGGGCCTCCGCGACGCGCTCGAGTTCGAGGGGTTTCGGGTCCTCTCTTCGGGCAAGGGGAGGGAGGGAGTCCAGCTCGCCAGCACGCAGGCACCGGACGCGGTCATCCTCGATCTCATGCTGCCCGACATGAACGGGTACGCGGTCTGCGAGGAGATCCGCAAGCGGAGCCCCTTTTTGCCGATCGTGATGCTCACGGCGCGCTCCCAAGAGACCGACAAGATTCGCGGGCTCGACGCCGGCGCGGACGACTACGTCACGAAGCCCTTCAGCGTGAACGAGCTCATCGCGAGGATCCGCGCCATTTTTCGCCGCGCAGCGCGCCCGGCGCTCGCGACCGACGTCCTCGAGATCGGAGACGCGAAGGTGAACCTCGGCGCGCATACGCTCCGAGCCTTCGGCGAAGAGCACCAGCTGTCGTTCTACGAGGTCGAGCTCTTGCGGCTCTTGAGCGAGCGCGTCGGGCAGGCGGTGAGCCGAGACGAGATCCTCCAGCGCATCTGGGGCCTCGAGGCCACCTCGACCAACCGCACGGTCGACAACTTCATCGTCAAGCTTCGCAAGAAGATCGAGCGCACCCCCGAGAAGCCTGCGCACATCCTCACGGTGTACGGGTTCGGGTACAAGCTCGTGCTGGGCGCGGCCGGCTCATCCCCTGCCTTGGGGGGATAG
- the uvrC gene encoding excinuclease ABC subunit UvrC yields the protein MIPALVQEKLDALPQVSGVYLFKDKAGKVVYVGKAKSLRSRVRSYFQESTGDTRYFVPLLHRTVGDLDTVVTQTEKEAAILENLLIKQHRPRFNVKLRDDKEYPSLKLDPRAEWPRLLVVRTPANDGARYFGPYHSATAARRTLGLVNKHFQLRTCTDTELRSRRRPCLQHQIKRCPAPCVYEVDTGFYAEQVRAVALFLEGRHDELTRELDARMRQAAKDMRFELAAVYRDQLHAIEKVREGQRVVTVETGSRDVLGLYREGDLAEVALLKIRDGKLSDVATFGLKGVEMPDEEVVAAFLSQHYGRGTDAAAELFAVPDEILVGCLPDGAAGVEEWLGERAKKVVRLVRPQRGPKVALLEMAQENAKHAFHEKKRASDDVLERLAQMQAKLRLPTIPRRIECCDISHLGGGDTVGAVVAMKDGAPDKARYRTYHVRTVGKEADPAGTPSVGDDYGAMYEVLARRFRRGLVARGEAEGSQDGTEDTSDRPEWDLPDLFVVDGGRGQLAVALAASRDLGLHDLPIVALAKEKENVMGETLVDRVYLPGQKNPIALRSHSASLFFLARLRDEAHRFSNRGREKLGTSRRMRSTLDDVKGLGPVTKAALLRSLGSLAAVRAATDDALLAVPGVNRRHVAALRDHFGSEPTPLADMPTQLAHDVSSPEE from the coding sequence ATGATCCCCGCCCTCGTCCAAGAGAAGCTCGACGCGCTCCCGCAGGTGAGCGGCGTCTACCTCTTCAAAGACAAGGCCGGGAAGGTCGTCTACGTCGGCAAAGCGAAGAGCCTAAGGTCCCGAGTTCGTTCGTATTTTCAAGAATCTACCGGAGACACTCGCTACTTCGTCCCGCTCCTCCATCGCACGGTGGGGGACCTCGACACGGTCGTCACGCAGACCGAAAAAGAAGCCGCGATCCTCGAGAACCTGCTCATCAAGCAGCACCGCCCGAGGTTCAACGTCAAGCTCCGGGACGACAAGGAGTACCCGTCGCTCAAGCTCGACCCGCGCGCCGAGTGGCCGAGGCTGCTCGTCGTGCGCACCCCCGCGAACGACGGCGCACGGTACTTCGGGCCTTACCACTCGGCCACGGCCGCGCGCCGCACCCTCGGCCTCGTGAACAAACACTTCCAGCTCCGGACCTGCACGGACACCGAGCTCCGCTCGCGCCGGCGACCGTGCCTACAGCACCAGATCAAGCGCTGCCCGGCCCCGTGTGTCTACGAGGTCGATACGGGGTTCTACGCCGAGCAGGTGCGCGCGGTGGCCCTCTTCCTCGAGGGGCGCCACGACGAGCTCACGCGCGAGCTCGACGCGCGCATGCGGCAGGCCGCGAAGGACATGCGCTTCGAGCTCGCGGCGGTCTACCGCGATCAGCTCCACGCCATCGAGAAGGTGCGCGAGGGACAGCGGGTCGTCACGGTGGAGACGGGCTCGCGGGACGTGCTCGGGCTCTACCGGGAGGGCGATCTCGCCGAGGTCGCGCTGCTCAAGATCCGCGACGGGAAGCTCTCCGACGTGGCCACGTTCGGCCTGAAGGGCGTCGAGATGCCCGACGAAGAGGTGGTCGCGGCCTTCCTGTCTCAACACTACGGTCGGGGCACGGACGCGGCCGCCGAGCTCTTCGCGGTGCCCGACGAGATCCTCGTGGGGTGCCTGCCCGATGGCGCGGCCGGCGTCGAGGAGTGGCTCGGGGAGCGGGCCAAGAAGGTCGTCCGCCTCGTGCGGCCGCAGCGCGGACCCAAGGTCGCCCTGCTCGAGATGGCGCAGGAGAACGCGAAGCACGCCTTCCACGAGAAGAAGCGGGCGTCCGACGACGTCCTCGAGCGCCTCGCGCAGATGCAAGCGAAGCTCCGTCTGCCCACGATCCCTCGGCGCATCGAGTGCTGCGACATCTCGCACCTCGGCGGCGGCGATACGGTCGGCGCGGTCGTCGCCATGAAAGACGGCGCGCCCGACAAGGCCCGCTACCGCACCTACCACGTGCGCACCGTCGGCAAAGAGGCCGATCCCGCGGGCACTCCCTCCGTCGGAGACGACTACGGCGCCATGTACGAGGTCCTCGCGCGCCGCTTCCGTCGTGGGCTCGTCGCGAGGGGAGAGGCGGAGGGCAGCCAAGACGGAACCGAAGACACGTCCGATCGGCCCGAGTGGGACCTCCCGGATCTCTTCGTCGTCGACGGTGGGCGTGGGCAGCTCGCCGTGGCGCTCGCCGCCTCGCGCGATCTCGGTCTCCACGATCTCCCGATCGTGGCGCTCGCCAAGGAGAAAGAGAACGTGATGGGCGAGACGCTCGTGGATCGCGTTTACCTCCCCGGGCAGAAGAACCCCATCGCCCTCCGCTCGCACTCGGCGTCGCTCTTCTTTCTGGCGCGTCTCCGGGACGAGGCGCACCGTTTCTCGAACCGCGGGCGCGAGAAGCTCGGCACCTCGCGCCGGATGCGCTCGACGCTCGACGACGTCAAAGGCCTCGGTCCGGTCACCAAAGCCGCACTCCTTCGCTCCCTCGGCTCCCTCGCCGCCGTCCGCGCGGCGACCGACGACGCCCTCCTCGCCGTGCCCGGGGTCAACCGTCGCCACGTGGCGGCCCTGCGGGACCACTTCGGGAGCGAGCCAACGCCGTTAGCGGACATGCCAACTCAGTTGGCACATGACGTCTCCAGTCCCGAAGAATAG
- the maiA gene encoding maleylacetoacetate isomerase translates to MTASIVLHSYWRSSCSYRVRLGLGAKGLAHDTVTVNLLQGEQNGAEYRAISPTGYVPTLTIDGQTFVESMAILELLEELYPSPALLPDTPELRAHVRGLCQIVAAGIQPLQNLNVVRKAAPDAAGQKAWMQHFIGKGLAAFEARLASLEARGVAPGPFVLGPSFGMADCVLVPQVYAALRNDVDLTPMPRIRRAIEASKDLPFVKAAHPDAQPDAVK, encoded by the coding sequence ATGACCGCATCGATCGTGCTTCATTCGTACTGGCGTTCGTCGTGCTCGTACCGCGTCCGCCTCGGCCTGGGCGCGAAGGGGCTCGCGCACGACACGGTCACCGTGAACCTCCTCCAGGGCGAGCAGAATGGCGCCGAGTACCGCGCCATCTCGCCGACGGGCTACGTACCGACCCTCACGATCGACGGCCAGACCTTCGTCGAGTCGATGGCCATCCTCGAGCTCCTCGAGGAGCTCTACCCGAGCCCCGCGCTCTTGCCGGATACCCCCGAGCTCCGCGCTCACGTCCGTGGGCTGTGTCAGATCGTCGCGGCCGGAATCCAGCCCCTCCAGAACCTCAACGTCGTGCGAAAAGCGGCGCCGGACGCGGCCGGCCAGAAGGCTTGGATGCAGCACTTCATCGGCAAAGGGCTCGCCGCGTTCGAGGCGCGCTTGGCGTCGCTCGAGGCGCGAGGTGTGGCCCCGGGTCCCTTCGTGCTCGGTCCCTCCTTCGGGATGGCCGACTGCGTGCTCGTTCCCCAGGTGTACGCGGCCCTCCGCAACGACGTCGACCTCACGCCGATGCCGCGCATCCGCCGCGCGATCGAGGCCTCGAAGGACCTCCCGTTCGTGAAGGCCGCCCACCCGGACGCCCAGCCCGACGCCGTCAAGTAG
- the lipB gene encoding lipoyl(octanoyl) transferase LipB → MPMDSSFTFHWLGRRPYAATLDLQKRVLEARLEGAIGDTVLLLEHDPVITMGRGAKEANVLVDEAARARLGIDYAETGRGGDVTYHGHGQLVAYPIVDLRPDRCDVRRYVRDLAEVMIRLASDHGIAAGYVQGFVGTWVFEDHPTTFDQARAEDTLFDRGPHARLGKIGAIGVRLSRWVTMHGFAFNVSTDLTHFGHIVPCGISQHAVASLAKLGVAHGSVEELAKSGAVRHFGDVFGVATHLASEGDTRAFLERMMARPEPQTNG, encoded by the coding sequence ATGCCCATGGACTCGTCGTTTACTTTTCACTGGCTCGGCCGGCGCCCCTACGCCGCGACGCTCGACCTGCAAAAACGCGTGCTCGAGGCCCGGCTCGAGGGCGCCATCGGCGACACCGTGCTCCTCCTCGAGCACGACCCGGTGATCACGATGGGCCGCGGCGCCAAAGAGGCGAACGTGCTCGTCGACGAGGCGGCGCGCGCGCGGCTCGGCATCGACTACGCCGAGACGGGCCGCGGCGGCGACGTGACCTACCACGGCCACGGCCAGCTCGTGGCCTACCCCATCGTCGACCTCCGCCCGGATCGCTGCGACGTGCGCAGGTACGTGCGCGACCTCGCGGAGGTGATGATCCGGCTCGCGTCCGACCACGGCATCGCGGCGGGGTACGTCCAGGGCTTCGTGGGCACCTGGGTCTTCGAGGATCACCCGACCACGTTCGATCAAGCCCGCGCCGAGGACACCCTCTTCGATCGCGGCCCGCACGCGCGCCTCGGCAAGATCGGCGCGATCGGCGTGAGGCTCTCGCGCTGGGTCACCATGCACGGGTTCGCGTTCAACGTGAGCACCGATCTCACGCACTTCGGGCACATCGTCCCGTGTGGCATCTCGCAGCACGCCGTGGCCTCGCTCGCGAAGCTCGGCGTCGCTCACGGGAGCGTCGAGGAGCTCGCCAAAAGCGGAGCCGTCCGACACTTCGGCGACGTGTTCGGCGTCGCGACGCACCTCGCGAGCGAAGGCGACACACGCGCGTTCCTCGAGCGCATGATGGCGCGGCCCGAGCCCCAGACGAACGGCTGA
- a CDS encoding PQQ-binding-like beta-propeller repeat protein, which translates to MSATSFPCTHCGARLDGVPGQSMSCPYCQARVLVPDMRVVNQLADQFVAGLPPQARTPQARAAAVAQILASAGGAVAAGGGASGYSDEGDDEPGEQVGFALDPQVGPIVLRVSAPVGQPPVLQGYELQNKRVLWEAFKGQSWLSNVEASSFRVHGRTVYLANRRNLVALDLLSGQQKWGAQLPDEIARVRGRGEEPRLVVEDAFPPGQPGVVVVKTDDHVLSAFDRDSGRPVHQRTFGKDASDFTVQPVPNGQVVVVTYGFPYNKCDGLNPAYPQPLFHNGEGADGDWSTDLGACTLFGRTVVTRVESFGPEADMDGVLCFDGVTGQRHFFVQAEDLDEDVLPAMAGTRVFFSQNDGESMWIGPEGRVFPSPAQGFRIKAWKACGPSLFVLLVKSRGTEVRRVVGLDPMSLAMKFDCGMIGTEPSELGPETFQTDGQTVVYVTCPNDDEGECELVAVDAHTGSRIWAKPIGTYLSHTVSHNHVMVRSYGKVRLISLRQGQEIAAYP; encoded by the coding sequence ATGAGCGCCACGTCGTTCCCTTGCACCCACTGCGGCGCCCGCCTCGACGGCGTGCCCGGCCAGTCGATGTCGTGCCCGTACTGCCAGGCGCGGGTGCTCGTGCCGGACATGCGCGTCGTGAACCAGCTCGCCGATCAGTTCGTCGCGGGGCTGCCTCCCCAGGCGCGTACGCCTCAGGCGCGCGCCGCGGCCGTGGCGCAAATTCTGGCGTCGGCGGGCGGAGCTGTGGCCGCGGGCGGAGGCGCGTCCGGGTACTCCGACGAAGGCGACGACGAGCCCGGCGAGCAGGTGGGGTTCGCGCTCGATCCGCAGGTCGGCCCGATCGTCTTGCGGGTGAGCGCGCCCGTCGGTCAGCCGCCCGTGCTGCAAGGCTACGAGCTCCAGAACAAACGTGTGCTCTGGGAGGCGTTCAAGGGGCAGTCGTGGCTGTCGAACGTCGAGGCCTCGTCGTTCCGCGTGCACGGGCGCACGGTCTACCTCGCGAACCGCAGGAACCTCGTCGCCCTCGATCTGCTCTCCGGCCAGCAAAAATGGGGCGCGCAGCTCCCCGACGAGATCGCCCGCGTGCGCGGCCGCGGCGAAGAGCCGAGGCTCGTCGTGGAGGACGCCTTCCCGCCCGGGCAGCCCGGCGTCGTGGTCGTCAAGACCGACGATCACGTGCTCTCCGCGTTCGATCGCGACTCGGGTCGCCCGGTGCACCAGCGCACCTTCGGCAAAGACGCCTCCGACTTCACCGTGCAGCCCGTACCGAACGGCCAAGTGGTCGTCGTCACCTACGGCTTTCCGTACAACAAATGCGACGGCTTGAACCCCGCCTACCCGCAGCCGCTCTTCCACAACGGTGAGGGGGCCGACGGCGACTGGTCCACGGATCTCGGCGCCTGCACGCTCTTCGGGCGCACCGTGGTCACCCGCGTCGAGAGCTTCGGCCCCGAGGCCGACATGGACGGCGTGCTCTGCTTCGACGGCGTCACCGGTCAGCGGCACTTCTTCGTGCAAGCCGAGGACCTCGACGAGGACGTCCTCCCGGCCATGGCGGGCACGCGCGTCTTCTTCTCGCAGAACGACGGCGAGTCCATGTGGATCGGCCCCGAGGGGCGCGTGTTCCCGTCGCCCGCGCAGGGGTTCCGCATCAAGGCGTGGAAGGCCTGCGGTCCTTCGCTCTTCGTCCTGCTGGTCAAGTCGCGCGGCACCGAGGTGCGTCGCGTCGTCGGGCTCGACCCGATGTCACTCGCCATGAAGTTCGACTGCGGCATGATCGGCACCGAGCCCTCCGAGCTCGGGCCCGAGACCTTCCAGACCGACGGCCAAACGGTCGTCTACGTGACCTGCCCGAACGACGACGAGGGCGAGTGCGAGCTCGTCGCCGTCGACGCGCACACGGGCTCACGCATTTGGGCGAAGCCCATCGGGACCTACCTCTCCCACACGGTGAGCCACAACCACGTCATGGTTCGAAGTTATGGAAAGGTAAGGCTGATTTCGCTCCGGCAGGGCCAAGAGATCGCCGCCTACCCGTGA
- a CDS encoding IMP dehydrogenase, with the protein MLDDVLRECLTFDDVLLVPGYSDVLPKEVDTRSWMTKRVSLAVPIVSAAMDSVTESRMAIAMAREGGIGVIHKNLSPEDQAAEVARVKNEDAAAYPAFATRDAAGRLRVAAAVGPGPDRDARCEALVAAGVDVLVVDTAHGHSRGVLDAVTFVKKRFPSVDVIGGNIATAEATRALAEAGADAVKVGIGPGSICTTRVVAGVGVPQVSAIADCYKEAERHGIFVVADGGIKLSGDVTKALAAGARTVMIGSLLAGTDEAPGEVVLLSGHAFKSYRGMGSLGAMQRGSKDRYGQTGTADEKLVPEGIEGRVPYRGHIQAIVHQLVGGVRSGMGYVGARTVDELREKSRFVRMTNAGLRESHVHDVTLTVEAPNYRG; encoded by the coding sequence ATGTTGGACGACGTTCTCCGCGAGTGCCTCACGTTCGACGACGTGCTCCTGGTCCCCGGCTACAGCGACGTGCTCCCGAAAGAGGTCGACACCCGCTCGTGGATGACCAAACGGGTCTCGCTCGCGGTCCCCATCGTCAGCGCGGCGATGGACTCGGTGACCGAGTCGCGGATGGCGATCGCCATGGCGCGCGAAGGTGGCATCGGCGTCATCCACAAGAACCTGTCGCCCGAGGATCAGGCCGCCGAGGTCGCGAGGGTCAAGAACGAGGATGCCGCGGCCTACCCGGCGTTCGCCACGAGAGACGCGGCGGGCCGTCTGCGTGTTGCGGCGGCGGTGGGGCCCGGCCCGGATCGCGACGCCCGCTGCGAGGCGCTCGTGGCGGCCGGCGTCGACGTGCTCGTGGTCGACACGGCGCACGGACACTCGCGTGGCGTGCTCGACGCGGTCACCTTCGTGAAGAAGCGCTTCCCGAGCGTCGACGTGATCGGCGGGAACATCGCCACGGCCGAGGCCACACGCGCGCTCGCCGAGGCGGGCGCGGACGCGGTGAAGGTCGGCATCGGGCCCGGAAGCATCTGCACGACCCGCGTCGTCGCCGGGGTGGGCGTGCCCCAGGTGTCGGCCATCGCCGATTGTTACAAAGAGGCAGAACGACACGGTATTTTCGTCGTCGCCGACGGGGGCATCAAGCTCTCGGGGGACGTGACCAAGGCCCTCGCGGCCGGCGCGCGCACGGTGATGATCGGCTCGCTCCTCGCGGGCACGGACGAGGCGCCGGGGGAGGTCGTGCTGCTCTCGGGGCACGCGTTCAAGAGCTACCGCGGCATGGGCTCGCTCGGCGCCATGCAGCGCGGCAGCAAGGATCGGTATGGACAGACCGGCACCGCCGACGAGAAGCTCGTCCCCGAGGGCATCGAGGGTCGTGTTCCCTACCGCGGGCACATCCAAGCGATCGTGCACCAGCTCGTGGGCGGCGTGCGCAGCGGCATGGGCTACGTGGGCGCGCGCACGGTCGACGAGCTCCGCGAGAAGAGCCGCTTCGTCCGTATGACCAACGCCGGCCTCCGCGAGAGCCACGTCCACGACGTGACGCTCACCGTCGAGGCGCCGAACTACCGCGGCTGA
- a CDS encoding response regulator: protein MTQILLDRPRLLIVDDEKYIRDILADFLGMEGYQVRTAADGAAALTELQQAHYDLIISDLKMPRMGGIELLEAVGTAAPNALTVIMTGFGTVETAIDAMKRGAYDYILKPFKVEEVIHVVQRGLEKQRLAAENMRLREALSLYKVSEAISASLSLEQVLATVGDTALTELDADSVSTWLDDGEGGFFERQRLYAAHLSAETHARMGTFEPEAFAEHFSKDTMLLDQGTIAHRFFKRAPEEPASSILAVPLRIKQRLIGWVCLTSFTRTRRFDEGQRKLLSIVAARAAAAVENARLYEDLRATFQQTIQGLAKAIDKMDRYTAGHSDRVALYSMVLAKRLQMGVDQVEIVRQSALMHDIGKIGCVMNLNKPGKLTQDEYEMFKKHPGYGKDILEPIKFLNPLIPGVHLHHERWDGRGYPLGLKGQDVPLIARIVAVADTYDAMTSDRAYRRALPHEVALNEIDRCSGTQFDPEVTDAWNEGIEEFREEMRAKGEEVPE from the coding sequence ATGACCCAAATCCTCCTCGACCGCCCGCGGCTCCTCATCGTCGACGACGAAAAGTACATCCGCGACATCTTGGCCGACTTCCTCGGGATGGAAGGCTACCAGGTGCGGACCGCGGCCGATGGCGCGGCGGCTCTCACCGAGCTCCAGCAGGCCCACTACGACCTCATCATCAGCGACCTGAAGATGCCGCGTATGGGGGGCATCGAGCTGCTCGAGGCCGTGGGCACCGCCGCCCCGAACGCGCTCACGGTCATCATGACCGGCTTCGGGACCGTCGAGACCGCGATCGACGCCATGAAACGCGGCGCGTACGACTACATCCTGAAGCCCTTCAAGGTCGAAGAGGTCATCCACGTCGTCCAGCGGGGCCTCGAGAAGCAGCGCCTCGCCGCCGAGAACATGCGCCTCCGCGAGGCGCTCTCCCTCTACAAGGTGAGCGAGGCCATCAGCGCGAGCCTCTCGCTCGAGCAGGTGCTCGCCACGGTCGGAGACACCGCGCTGACCGAGCTCGACGCGGACAGCGTCTCGACCTGGCTCGACGACGGCGAAGGTGGCTTCTTCGAGCGTCAGCGCCTCTACGCCGCGCACCTCTCGGCCGAGACCCACGCCCGCATGGGCACCTTCGAGCCCGAGGCCTTCGCCGAGCACTTCTCGAAGGACACGATGCTGCTCGACCAGGGCACCATCGCGCACCGCTTCTTCAAGCGCGCCCCCGAGGAGCCCGCGTCGTCGATCCTCGCCGTCCCGCTCCGCATCAAGCAGCGGCTCATCGGCTGGGTGTGCCTCACGTCGTTCACGCGCACGCGCCGGTTCGACGAGGGCCAGCGGAAGCTCTTGTCGATCGTGGCGGCGCGCGCCGCAGCCGCCGTCGAAAATGCCCGTCTTTACGAAGACTTGCGGGCGACCTTCCAGCAGACCATCCAGGGCCTCGCCAAGGCGATCGACAAGATGGACCGCTACACGGCGGGCCACTCGGACCGGGTCGCGCTCTACAGCATGGTGCTCGCGAAGCGCCTGCAGATGGGCGTCGATCAGGTCGAGATCGTGCGGCAGAGCGCGCTCATGCACGACATCGGCAAGATCGGCTGCGTGATGAACCTCAACAAACCGGGGAAGCTCACGCAGGACGAGTACGAGATGTTCAAGAAACATCCGGGCTACGGGAAAGACATCCTCGAGCCCATCAAGTTCTTGAACCCGCTCATCCCGGGCGTTCACCTGCACCACGAGCGCTGGGACGGGCGCGGCTACCCGCTCGGCTTGAAGGGCCAAGACGTTCCCCTCATCGCGCGCATCGTCGCCGTGGCCGACACCTACGACGCCATGACGAGCGACCGCGCCTACCGCCGCGCGCTCCCGCACGAGGTCGCGCTGAACGAGATCGACCGCTGCTCCGGCACGCAGTTCGATCCCGAGGTGACCGACGCCTGGAACGAGGGCATCGAGGAGTTCCGCGAAGAGATGCGCGCGAAGGGCGAAGAGGTCCCCGAGTAG
- a CDS encoding CPBP family intramembrane metalloprotease: protein MRGPGSRTAERRGLGVELAPRGPRDVSSTAKRARLVGVAYVSLAAFSLGVGAYVGKSPFITTPTLPLGSFALVATSLGLGALLAVGTIAASRVLVRTWAWARALHETLRPAVKDVPTAQLVAMALASGLGEELFFRGLLVPAVGLGLSSLVFGALHQAPGRARFVWAIWAAVMGLAFGGLFVLTGSLAGPILAHVAINAANLVHLRDTDPSPKGRKLGGLLRA from the coding sequence ATGCGTGGTCCGGGCTCGAGAACGGCCGAACGGCGCGGGCTCGGCGTAGAGCTCGCGCCTCGAGGGCCACGCGACGTATCGTCCACCGCGAAACGCGCGCGGCTCGTCGGGGTCGCCTACGTGAGCCTCGCGGCCTTCTCTCTCGGCGTCGGGGCGTACGTGGGCAAGAGCCCCTTCATCACGACGCCGACGCTGCCGCTCGGGTCCTTCGCGCTCGTGGCCACGTCGCTCGGCCTAGGGGCGCTGCTCGCCGTGGGGACGATCGCGGCGTCGCGTGTGCTCGTGCGAACGTGGGCCTGGGCCCGCGCCCTCCACGAGACGCTCCGCCCCGCCGTGAAGGACGTCCCGACCGCTCAGCTCGTCGCCATGGCGCTAGCGAGCGGCCTCGGCGAGGAGCTCTTCTTTCGGGGGTTGCTCGTGCCCGCGGTCGGCCTCGGCCTCTCGAGCCTCGTCTTCGGCGCGCTCCATCAGGCCCCCGGTCGCGCGCGCTTCGTGTGGGCCATTTGGGCGGCCGTGATGGGGCTCGCGTTCGGGGGCCTCTTCGTGCTCACGGGCAGCCTCGCGGGGCCGATCCTCGCCCACGTCGCGATCAACGCCGCGAACCTCGTCCACCTGCGCGACACCGACCCGTCCCCCAAGGGGCGCAAGCTCGGCGGGCTCCTGCGCGCCTGA
- the ccsA gene encoding cytochrome c biogenesis protein CcsA, which produces MASENAPTPPAKAGRADMGLLFPALLAISALLVLGTIHVAFLRAPTEKTMGIVQKIFYFHVPSAYSMYLGATACFAGSVAYLMKPSDKADAWARAGAEVSVVFGLCVLVTGPLWAAKAWGFYWTWDPRLTTAMLSFLIYVAYLVLRAFAGDGPGERKFAAALGILGAANLPIIHFSVQKWGGQHPTVVTSQGGGLQHPDMKLAFWLGMIGFTFLSLTLLWARVRVAVAESRLARLEEDAIDLGLDDRTEA; this is translated from the coding sequence ATGGCTTCCGAGAACGCTCCCACGCCGCCCGCGAAGGCAGGCCGCGCGGACATGGGCCTCCTCTTCCCGGCGCTGCTCGCGATCTCCGCGCTGCTCGTGCTCGGCACGATCCACGTCGCGTTCTTGCGGGCCCCCACCGAGAAGACGATGGGCATCGTGCAGAAGATTTTCTACTTCCACGTGCCCTCGGCCTACAGCATGTACCTCGGCGCCACGGCGTGTTTCGCCGGCTCGGTGGCGTACCTCATGAAGCCCTCCGACAAGGCCGACGCGTGGGCGCGCGCCGGGGCCGAGGTGAGCGTCGTCTTCGGCTTGTGCGTGCTCGTCACCGGGCCGCTCTGGGCGGCCAAGGCGTGGGGCTTCTACTGGACGTGGGACCCTCGCCTGACGACGGCCATGCTGAGCTTCCTCATCTACGTGGCCTACCTCGTCCTGCGCGCGTTCGCGGGCGATGGGCCCGGCGAGCGCAAATTCGCCGCCGCGCTCGGCATCCTCGGCGCCGCGAACCTGCCCATCATCCACTTCAGCGTCCAGAAGTGGGGAGGCCAGCACCCGACCGTGGTCACGAGCCAAGGCGGAGGGCTCCAGCACCCCGACATGAAGCTCGCCTTCTGGCTCGGCATGATCGGCTTCACGTTCCTCTCGCTCACCTTGCTCTGGGCCCGCGTCCGCGTCGCCGTCGCCGAGAGCCGCCTCGCCCGCCTCGAAGAAGACGCCATCGACCTCGGTCTCGACGACCGCACGGAAGCCTGA
- a CDS encoding CcmD family protein, translating into MRIDLPPGPPPSSLPPSAPAAKSQAPSDRATTFQAVEGGEQHSGSVLLVEAYAAIWLFLLGFLLMQWRKQAQLHARLDELEKVVDRAAERLDANASASANKGTESAAAGLAAKEA; encoded by the coding sequence ATGCGCATCGACCTGCCCCCCGGCCCTCCCCCTTCCTCCCTCCCGCCGAGCGCCCCCGCCGCGAAGAGCCAGGCCCCCTCGGATCGCGCCACCACCTTCCAGGCGGTCGAGGGCGGAGAGCAACACTCCGGCTCGGTCCTGCTCGTCGAGGCCTACGCGGCTATATGGTTGTTTTTGCTTGGTTTTTTGCTCATGCAATGGCGCAAGCAGGCGCAGCTCCACGCCCGCCTCGACGAGCTCGAGAAGGTGGTCGATCGGGCGGCCGAGCGCCTCGACGCGAACGCGAGCGCGAGCGCGAACAAAGGCACGGAGAGCGCCGCGGCTGGCCTCGCCGCCAAGGAAGCCTGA